The proteins below are encoded in one region of Micromonospora yangpuensis:
- a CDS encoding alkaline phosphatase PhoX, producing the protein MDRRTVLRATVLGAGTATFAGALWQQAFAAVAQPGPSPYGALLAADANGIQLPAGFTSRVVARSGQRVGGTSYVWHRAPDGGACFAAGTGWIYVSNSEIPLTGGASAIRFAADASIVSAYRILGGTNVNCAGGATPWGTWLSCEEVPLGRVFETWPDGSRTAEERTRMGRFTHEAAACDPHRQVVYLTEDEPDGCFYRFVPDTWGDLRTGRVQVLCAPADQVAGPVTWRDVPDRDGVPIPTRLQVGAAKHFNGGEGCWYDRGTCWFTTKGDNRVWAYDAVNQRIDLAYDDDLVPAGTAPLTGVDNITGTGGGDLYVAEDGGNLEINIITPAGVVAPMLRIVGQDGSEITGPAFSPDGRRLYFSSQRGISGASSGSGGITYEVTGPFRS; encoded by the coding sequence ATGGACCGTCGTACCGTGTTGCGCGCCACCGTCCTGGGCGCGGGGACCGCCACCTTCGCCGGGGCCCTCTGGCAGCAGGCGTTCGCCGCCGTCGCCCAGCCCGGCCCCAGCCCGTACGGGGCGCTGCTGGCCGCCGACGCCAACGGCATCCAGTTGCCGGCCGGTTTCACCAGTCGGGTGGTCGCCCGCTCCGGGCAGCGGGTCGGCGGCACCTCGTACGTCTGGCACCGGGCCCCCGACGGCGGGGCCTGCTTCGCCGCCGGCACCGGCTGGATCTACGTCTCCAACTCGGAGATCCCGCTGACCGGCGGCGCGTCGGCGATCCGGTTCGCCGCCGACGCCTCGATCGTCTCGGCGTACCGGATCCTCGGTGGCACCAACGTCAACTGCGCCGGTGGCGCGACCCCGTGGGGTACCTGGCTCTCCTGCGAGGAGGTGCCGCTCGGGCGGGTCTTCGAGACCTGGCCGGACGGCAGCCGGACGGCCGAGGAGCGGACCCGGATGGGCCGGTTCACCCACGAGGCCGCCGCCTGCGACCCGCACCGTCAGGTGGTGTACCTGACCGAGGACGAGCCCGACGGCTGCTTCTACCGGTTCGTCCCGGACACCTGGGGCGACCTGCGGACCGGTCGGGTGCAGGTGCTCTGCGCCCCGGCCGACCAGGTCGCCGGGCCGGTCACCTGGCGTGACGTGCCGGACCGCGACGGCGTCCCGATCCCCACCCGGCTCCAGGTAGGCGCGGCGAAGCACTTCAACGGCGGTGAGGGCTGCTGGTACGACCGGGGCACCTGCTGGTTCACCACCAAGGGCGACAACCGGGTCTGGGCGTACGACGCGGTCAACCAGCGCATCGACCTGGCGTACGACGACGACCTCGTGCCGGCCGGCACCGCGCCGCTGACCGGGGTGGACAACATCACCGGCACCGGCGGCGGGGACCTCTACGTGGCCGAGGACGGCGGCAACCTGGAGATCAACATCATCACTCCCGCCGGGGTGGTCGCCCCGATGCTACGGATCGTCGGGCAGGACGGCTCCGAGATCACCGGCCCGGCGTTCTCCCCGGACGGCCGGCGGCTCTACTTCTCGTCCCAGCGCGGCATCTCGGGGGCCAGCAGCGGCAGCGGCGGCATCACCTACGAGGTGACCGGCCCCTTCCGTTCCTGA
- a CDS encoding IS256 family transposase: MADKKNPVQLPGPSVAEREFAQQLVERAKADGVSLVGSGGLLAGITRTVLESALDAELDAHLDDAGVDEETGRRVNIRNGHGVKTVQTEVGPVRIQVPRDRAGSFTPRIVPKHARRLDGFNEAILSLYAKGLTTGEISAHLADVYDAEVSRELISRVTDSVLADMEAWRQRPLDRIYPVVFIDALVMKIRQGQVANRPVYVVVGISLDGERDVLGMWAGTGGEGAKQWAAYLTELRNRGVEDVFMVCSDGLKGMTDAIEQVWPLAVHQQCVVHLVRASLRYTNRKDWQKITPALREIYTAPTVAAAETRFEAFAAEFGDRYPAVIKLWRQSWPQFVPFLDYNHEVRKVLYTTNIIESLNARFRQAARRRGHFPTEQAAMKVLYLVVQQKRRGGGSITGRVYGWAKALNALILAYSDRITI, encoded by the coding sequence ATGGCAGACAAGAAGAATCCGGTTCAGCTTCCGGGGCCGTCGGTGGCGGAGCGGGAGTTCGCCCAGCAGTTGGTCGAGCGGGCCAAGGCCGACGGAGTCTCGTTGGTCGGATCGGGTGGGCTCCTCGCCGGGATTACCCGCACCGTCCTGGAATCAGCGCTCGACGCCGAGTTGGACGCCCACCTCGACGACGCCGGTGTTGACGAGGAGACCGGTCGGCGGGTCAACATCCGTAACGGTCACGGGGTGAAGACGGTGCAGACCGAGGTCGGGCCGGTGCGGATCCAGGTCCCTCGGGACCGGGCCGGGTCGTTCACCCCGCGGATCGTGCCGAAACACGCCCGCCGCCTTGACGGCTTCAACGAGGCGATCCTGTCGTTGTACGCGAAAGGGTTGACGACCGGGGAGATCTCCGCGCATCTCGCCGATGTGTATGACGCCGAGGTGTCCCGGGAGTTGATCAGCCGGGTCACCGACAGTGTCCTGGCCGACATGGAAGCGTGGCGGCAACGCCCCCTGGACCGGATCTATCCGGTGGTGTTCATCGACGCCCTGGTGATGAAGATCCGCCAGGGGCAGGTCGCGAACCGACCCGTCTACGTCGTCGTGGGGATCAGCCTCGACGGGGAACGCGACGTGCTCGGCATGTGGGCCGGCACCGGCGGTGAGGGCGCCAAGCAGTGGGCCGCCTACCTCACCGAACTGCGTAACCGGGGCGTCGAGGACGTGTTCATGGTCTGCTCCGACGGACTCAAGGGCATGACCGACGCGATCGAACAGGTGTGGCCGCTCGCGGTGCATCAGCAGTGCGTCGTCCACCTCGTCAGAGCCAGCCTGCGCTACACCAACCGCAAGGACTGGCAGAAGATCACCCCCGCGTTGCGGGAGATCTACACCGCGCCCACGGTGGCCGCCGCCGAGACCCGGTTCGAGGCGTTCGCCGCCGAGTTCGGCGACCGCTACCCGGCCGTCATCAAGCTGTGGCGCCAGTCCTGGCCCCAGTTCGTGCCGTTCCTGGACTACAACCACGAGGTCCGCAAAGTCCTCTACACCACCAACATCATCGAGTCCCTGAACGCCCGGTTCCGGCAGGCCGCCCGCCGCCGCGGGCATTTCCCGACCGAGCAGGCCGCGATGAAGGTCCTCTACCTCGTCGTCCAGCAGAAACGCCGGGGCGGCGGGAGTATCACCGGCCGGGTCTACGGTTGGGCCAAGGCCCTCAACGCCCTGATCCTGGCCTACAGCGACCGGATCACCATCTAA
- a CDS encoding DNRLRE domain-containing protein, whose product MTAPRLIEPFVRTRTRLLCTMGFLLAALLAAALPFWLRPEDPRVGRDRATAAAPAVAERDHASAMAEARRTGQEVVVETETTETSQTWALPSGQLRTTISALPRRLKTDTGGWAAVDTTLTRSGQTADGLDIRPVNAPTPVRFSGGTPAPGGNRKKPGGTTQSLRLLPVAHTEAEPEAAAEPADTVLAEVQIGEHTVSYLWPGPLPAPVLDGPRALYPEVHPGVDLLVVAREEGGFGQLLIVKNNTPATTGAVASLTYGLRSTSAVFQRDQATHGVMVLDPDSGKEISSIPSPYAWDSAGREPSSPEVPPRTSVATPADVLQLSGLTGAEPGARQAPMTTRLDGDGTGEARLHLDAAATGLLTDAETTFPVFLDPTLKSGLQSWATILKQHPNTNTFYSTNFNSGTSVARVGYESDTPLLTRSFWRMNFDSRIKGATVSEATFRVENTHSWSCTAREMQLWLTGAISSSTTWNKQPEWQTLQQRRSFAHGYASNCDKDYASFTVLDAARAAASKGWGSITLGMRATSESDTLTWRKFRANSAELEVVYNTPPTEPKDGRTSPGGACVPGPGAGATIARTAITLSATASDKDGNLKGLRFRFWRTGTTVPAGTLVTTSSTGKASLTIQASSLVDQATYSWDVRAEDHSNANSSYYPPGTEPCRFTIDASAPPAPDVSSEQFLEATPDGATWSTVKFGGTGTVRFTAAGATSFTYSFESIGSEPVPASGGEATVTGLRPRHAGPNTLHVYAYDAAGNRSVRTDYTFYVPPRDTADQPGDTTGDQIPDLFVVTPEGNLRNYVGDEGGEIYSWLAASYTKDNTLNPSGHWYDPATGKAALITKHADAYPGDGSTDLFARTPDGRFWLYPGDGYGSFDVDRRLRVLLPANAPDPATWTQLKAVGDVTGDTLPDLFVRAGTALWALSGYTGASFQEATLMEGTAWARRDAANVADIDQDGTPDLLWRNLDNGNMYVRHGRPGPVPGSVDLNSLKQAAASRDGDVSYGTGWSEANISALITIPDVSGDGVPDFWTRSGTDGQIRLYYPSRTSTGAAVKVVLGSDWSGMKSFG is encoded by the coding sequence GTGACCGCGCCACGCCTGATCGAACCCTTCGTGCGTACGCGCACCCGGCTGCTGTGCACCATGGGCTTCCTGCTGGCCGCCCTGCTCGCCGCCGCGCTGCCGTTCTGGCTGCGACCCGAGGACCCCCGGGTCGGGCGGGACCGGGCCACCGCGGCAGCTCCGGCTGTCGCCGAACGTGACCATGCGAGCGCGATGGCCGAGGCCCGCCGTACCGGGCAGGAGGTGGTGGTGGAGACCGAGACCACGGAGACCTCCCAGACCTGGGCGCTGCCCAGTGGACAGCTGCGGACCACCATCTCCGCGTTGCCCCGGCGGCTGAAGACCGACACCGGCGGGTGGGCAGCGGTCGACACCACCCTGACCCGCTCCGGGCAGACCGCCGACGGCCTCGACATCCGCCCGGTCAACGCGCCCACCCCGGTCCGCTTCTCCGGCGGCACCCCCGCACCGGGCGGGAACCGGAAAAAGCCCGGCGGCACCACCCAGTCCCTGCGGCTGCTCCCGGTCGCCCACACCGAAGCCGAGCCCGAGGCCGCCGCCGAGCCCGCCGACACGGTCCTGGCCGAGGTGCAGATCGGCGAGCACACCGTCAGCTACCTGTGGCCCGGTCCCCTGCCGGCGCCGGTGCTCGACGGCCCCCGGGCCCTCTACCCCGAGGTACACCCCGGGGTGGACCTGCTCGTCGTCGCCCGCGAGGAGGGCGGCTTCGGACAACTGCTGATCGTCAAGAACAACACTCCCGCCACCACCGGCGCGGTCGCCTCGCTGACCTACGGACTGCGCTCCACCAGCGCGGTGTTCCAGCGTGACCAGGCCACCCACGGGGTCATGGTCCTCGACCCGGACAGCGGCAAGGAGATCAGCTCGATCCCCAGCCCCTACGCCTGGGACTCCGCCGGCCGGGAACCCTCCTCCCCCGAGGTGCCGCCGCGAACCTCCGTGGCCACCCCCGCCGACGTGCTACAGCTCTCCGGGCTCACCGGGGCCGAGCCCGGTGCCCGCCAGGCACCGATGACCACCCGCCTCGACGGCGACGGCACCGGCGAGGCCCGCCTGCACCTCGACGCCGCCGCCACCGGACTGCTCACCGACGCCGAGACGACCTTCCCCGTCTTCCTGGACCCGACCCTCAAGAGCGGGCTGCAGTCCTGGGCCACCATCCTGAAACAGCACCCCAACACGAACACCTTCTACAGCACCAACTTCAACTCCGGCACCTCGGTCGCCCGGGTCGGCTACGAGAGCGACACCCCGCTGTTGACTCGTTCCTTCTGGCGGATGAACTTCGACAGCCGAATCAAGGGTGCCACGGTCAGCGAGGCCACCTTCCGGGTCGAGAACACCCACTCCTGGTCCTGCACCGCCCGGGAGATGCAGCTCTGGCTGACCGGGGCCATCTCCTCCAGCACCACCTGGAACAAACAACCCGAGTGGCAGACCCTCCAACAGCGCAGGTCCTTCGCCCACGGCTACGCCTCGAACTGCGACAAGGACTACGCCAGCTTCACCGTCCTCGACGCTGCCAGGGCCGCCGCCAGCAAGGGGTGGGGCAGCATCACCCTGGGCATGCGTGCCACCAGCGAGTCCGACACCCTCACCTGGCGCAAGTTCCGGGCCAACAGCGCCGAGCTGGAGGTCGTCTACAACACCCCGCCGACCGAGCCGAAGGACGGCCGGACCTCGCCCGGTGGTGCCTGCGTACCCGGCCCCGGTGCCGGAGCCACCATCGCCCGCACCGCCATCACCCTGTCGGCGACCGCCTCCGACAAGGACGGCAACCTCAAGGGACTGCGGTTCCGGTTTTGGCGCACCGGCACCACGGTGCCCGCCGGCACCCTCGTCACCACGAGCAGCACCGGCAAGGCGTCCCTGACGATCCAGGCCAGTTCCCTGGTGGACCAGGCCACCTACTCCTGGGACGTCCGGGCCGAGGACCACTCGAACGCCAACTCGTCGTACTACCCACCCGGCACCGAACCCTGCCGCTTCACCATCGACGCCTCGGCACCCCCGGCACCGGACGTCTCCAGCGAACAGTTCCTGGAGGCCACCCCTGACGGGGCCACCTGGTCGACGGTGAAGTTCGGCGGAACCGGCACGGTCCGCTTCACCGCCGCTGGCGCGACCAGCTTCACGTACTCCTTCGAGAGCATCGGCAGCGAGCCGGTCCCCGCCTCGGGCGGCGAGGCCACCGTCACCGGCCTCCGCCCACGCCACGCCGGCCCCAACACCCTGCACGTGTACGCCTACGACGCCGCCGGCAACCGCAGCGTGCGCACCGACTACACCTTCTACGTACCACCGAGGGACACCGCCGACCAGCCCGGCGACACCACCGGCGACCAGATCCCCGACCTGTTCGTGGTGACACCCGAGGGCAACCTGCGCAACTACGTCGGCGACGAGGGCGGCGAGATCTACTCCTGGCTCGCCGCCTCGTACACCAAGGACAACACCCTGAACCCGTCCGGCCACTGGTACGACCCGGCCACCGGCAAAGCCGCCCTGATCACCAAGCATGCCGACGCGTACCCGGGCGACGGCTCCACCGACCTGTTCGCCCGTACCCCCGACGGCCGGTTCTGGCTCTACCCCGGCGACGGCTACGGCAGCTTCGACGTCGACCGCCGGCTACGGGTCCTGCTGCCTGCCAACGCACCGGACCCGGCGACCTGGACCCAGCTCAAGGCAGTCGGTGACGTCACCGGCGACACCCTGCCGGACCTGTTCGTCCGGGCCGGCACCGCCCTGTGGGCCCTCTCCGGCTACACCGGCGCCAGCTTCCAGGAGGCCACCCTGATGGAGGGCACCGCCTGGGCCCGCCGGGACGCCGCAAACGTCGCCGACATCGACCAGGACGGCACCCCGGACCTCCTCTGGCGCAACCTGGACAACGGCAACATGTACGTCCGCCACGGCCGGCCGGGCCCGGTCCCCGGCAGCGTTGACCTCAACTCCCTCAAGCAGGCCGCCGCCTCCCGCGACGGCGACGTCTCCTACGGCACCGGATGGTCGGAGGCGAACATCAGCGCACTGATCACCATCCCGGACGTCAGCGGGGACGGAGTGCCCGACTTCTGGACCCGCTCCGGTACCGACGGCCAGATCCGGCTCTACTACCCCTCCCGTACCAGCACGGGTGCCGCAGTGAAGGTCGTACTGGGCTCGGACTGGAGCGGCATGAAGTCCTTCGGCTGA
- a CDS encoding helix-turn-helix domain-containing protein encodes MTAPVSGARLAEIRRHLGITQTQLAGAAGLSQARISQIESGAVTNLATLLAYVTGLGGHLDVVVRIGDLHLDVAGERARGCPATDPGQATAPGPALPPPTS; translated from the coding sequence ATGACCGCTCCGGTCAGCGGCGCGCGGTTGGCCGAGATCCGCCGGCACCTCGGCATCACCCAGACCCAACTGGCCGGGGCCGCCGGGCTCTCCCAGGCCCGGATCAGCCAGATCGAAAGCGGCGCGGTGACGAACCTGGCCACACTGCTCGCCTACGTCACCGGCCTCGGCGGCCACCTCGACGTGGTGGTCCGGATCGGCGACCTTCATCTCGACGTCGCCGGAGAACGGGCGCGCGGGTGCCCGGCGACCGACCCGGGGCAGGCAACCGCACCGGGTCCGGCTCTGCCGCCGCCAACATCCTGA
- a CDS encoding YhjD/YihY/BrkB family envelope integrity protein, translated as MGSAWQRTKRITSAAFRPVRGRDLSLHAAAITFYGAIAVVPVALLAIWLTGLVAGADRVRRLTSYAVQTLPDAIGAPRAVDALVNAGVELTPLLALASLLPASLYGEGLRRAFVSVARPHHDESLVGWRGRLLLLPLLAPAPALLLSILIALPTTTRLVEQGGWVAFGGIVLSFLGVWLVLTPVLLWVFRVVGPASPDWLSSLGVGSFTAANLSGFLHGFVLFCSLPLDLGVPFGGFFEIGAGVAVLLWLYLFHVIVLAGYSATLALSAWRAGRARVAPAGEPPRRPAGDEATAGPPRPSAGGTAGQERKGPVTS; from the coding sequence ATGGGCAGCGCATGGCAGCGGACGAAACGGATCACCAGTGCCGCGTTCCGGCCGGTACGGGGTCGGGACCTGTCGCTGCACGCGGCGGCGATCACCTTCTACGGGGCGATCGCGGTGGTGCCGGTGGCACTGCTGGCGATCTGGTTGACCGGGCTGGTCGCCGGGGCGGACCGGGTCCGCCGGCTCACCTCGTACGCGGTGCAGACCCTGCCGGACGCGATCGGCGCGCCCCGGGCGGTGGACGCGCTGGTCAATGCCGGGGTGGAGTTGACCCCGCTGCTGGCGCTGGCCTCGCTGCTGCCCGCCTCGCTGTACGGCGAGGGGCTGCGCCGGGCGTTCGTCTCGGTGGCCCGGCCGCACCACGACGAGTCGCTGGTCGGCTGGCGGGGCCGGTTGTTGCTGCTGCCCCTGCTCGCCCCCGCCCCGGCCCTGCTGCTCAGCATCCTGATCGCCCTGCCCACCACCACCCGGCTGGTCGAGCAGGGCGGCTGGGTCGCCTTCGGCGGCATCGTGCTGTCGTTCCTGGGGGTGTGGCTGGTGCTGACCCCGGTGCTGCTCTGGGTGTTCCGGGTGGTCGGGCCGGCCTCGCCGGACTGGCTCTCCTCGCTCGGCGTCGGCTCGTTCACCGCGGCGAACCTCTCCGGCTTCCTGCACGGCTTCGTGCTCTTCTGCTCGCTGCCGTTGGACCTGGGCGTGCCGTTCGGCGGGTTCTTCGAGATCGGCGCGGGGGTGGCGGTGCTGCTCTGGCTGTACCTGTTCCACGTGATCGTGCTCGCCGGCTACTCCGCCACCCTGGCCCTGTCGGCCTGGCGGGCCGGTCGCGCCCGGGTCGCCCCGGCCGGCGAACCGCCCCGCCGGCCGGCCGGCGACGAGGCCACCGCCGGACCGCCCCGCCCGTCGGCCGGCGGAACCGCAGGTCAGGAACGGAAGGGGCCGGTCACCTCGTAG